The DNA sequence ACATGATACAGGATATTTCCAGCAGGAAAATAATTTTTTATACTTAACCGGATTAGAGGTTCCGGAAGCTGTTTTGGTTATTTATAAAATTAAAGATAAACCTGTTATCGACCTTTTTATTGAGAGAAATATCCCGGAAATGGTAGTGTGGGAAGGTGAAAAAATGCTTCCTGATAAAGCCAGAGAAAAAAGCGGGATCAAGATGGTTTCCTTCCTGGATGAATTTGAACGGAAGCTCGGAATGTATCTTCTCAATAAGCATAAATGCTTTATCAATCGTATTCATTCCGGATTGAATTCTCCTTTGAATAAACAGCAATTATTTATCAAATCTGTTCGCGATAGATTTCCGGAATTATCATACGAGGATTTTACGGAAATTATTAGACCTTTAAGAATGATCAAAGATAAATGGGAAATTCAGCAGATCCAGAAAGCGATAGATATTACTGCCCAAGGGATCTCGGAAATTTTCAAAAAAGCAAAAAGCGGAATGATGGAATATGAATTAGAGGCGATCCTCAATTATGAGATTACAAGAAGCGGAATGAGACATCTCGGTTTTAAATCCATTATCGCTGCCGGGAAAAATGCTGCTACTTTACATTATGTAAACAATAACTCGATGATCGGGAAAAATGATCTTATCCTATTGGATGTTGGTGCTGCATGCAATAACTACAGTGCTGATATTTCAAGAACTTTTCCGGTTTCCGGAAAGTTCACAGCCAGGCAGAAAGCAGTTTATGGAGAAGTTTTAAAAATCAATAAAAAAATTATCGCGATGGTCAAACCGGGAGTAGGTTTGAAAGAACTCAATGAAAAGACGATCGAACTCATTAAAGTCGCTCTAAAAAAACTGAAGCTGATCAAGGATGAAAAGGATTACAGACAATATTATATGCATTCGGTTTCGCATCATCTCGGTCTGGATACTCATGATGTCGGGAAAAGAGATTCTATTCTGAAGACGGGAAATGTAATAACTGTCGAACCGGGAATTTACATTCCGAAAGAAAAGATCGGAGTGAGAATTGAAGATGATATTCTGGTCACAAAGACCGGACATCAAATTCTTTCGAAGAATATCCCGAAGGAAATCGAGGATATAGAACGCGGATAACACGGATTGAACAGATTATCACAGATAAGAAAGAGATATGAATAAAATCCTGTTTTCTTAATCTTATTCTTTGCGTCTTTGCGGTAAAAAGAGGAAGAAATGAAAATAGCCATCTATCCCGGAACATTTGATCCTATTACAAATGGTCATATCGATGTTCTTAAAAAAGCGATCAAGATCTTTGATGAAGTAATATTAGCGGTTGCTCATGATAATGCTAAAAACACAATTTTCAATCTGGACGAAAGAGTAGAATTATGCCGGGAATCGACTAAAAATCTGCCCAATGTCAAAGTTGAGAAATTTGACGGTCTAGTCGTTAATTTTGCGAAAAAGCTGAAAGCATCTGCCATGATCAGAGGTTTAAGGGCAGTTTCCGATTTTGAGTATGAACTTTCACTCGCATTGATGAATAAAGAGCTCTATCAAGATGTCGATACTGTTTTTTTTGTTCCGCATAATAAATATTTGTATTTGAGTTCGACCATGATCCGGCAGGTTGTCAGGTTGGGTGGAGATGTAAAGGATTTGATCCCGGATTGTGTGGAGCAGGCATTGCTCAAAAAGAATAAGAAATAATGATGAAAAAGATTATTCCGGAAAAGGAATTTGAAATTTTTGTACAAGATTTGTTGAAGGATCTGCTGAAATATGCGAAAAATTCTTAAAAAATATTTCTGGGATGGAACAGAGAATATTTCCGATGAGTATTTTATCAGGAGAATGCTTGAATATGCATCCTTTCCTGATTTGTTGAAAATTCCTTTCCATAAATTCAAATCAACGATCAATAAACTAAATCTCGATAAGATCAGAACTTCCGAAGCAAGAAAAAAATTTGTTAAATATCTTCTTCCATATTTGAAAGATGCAAATGATTGGGAAAACGCTATTTTAAAGAGTACGGAAGATATAAGTAAAACGATAAAAAAAATATTTGCTGATTATTAGCGTTTATTCGCGTATATTAGCAGTTAAAGCAAAAAAAATTCGTGATATTTCGTATTTTTCGCGGGAAAAAATCCTCCTTCGCCAAGGCTATGGAGGACAAGGGAGATAAAAAATGAACGACAAGAAAAAAAAGTTAAACATCAAATTAGATGAAAAGATCGGAGAAGGAATTTATTCCAATTTTGTGATGATCACGAGTTCACCCTCTGAATTTATCCTTGATTTCGGCAGGATCGCTCCGGGATTAAAAGATGCTCGCATTTTAAGCAGGATTTTCACAACACCACAGCATGCAAAACAATTTTCAAATCTGCTGGAGAAGAACATTGAAAACTTTGAAAATCAACATGGTGAGATCAAATTACCGGGTAAACCAGACGACAAAGAGATCGGATTTAAGAGTTTAGGACAAAATTCTTGACTGCTGAAGGACTAAAAAACTTTTTGATTTTTCTTTAATTAAAAATGGAAGCCTATATTTGGTTTTGCATTTTGAAAGTTGTTATTCTGAGAAATTCGACTTGCTTTTTTCTCGAAGGAACTCCGCAATTAATGAGATTCTTCGGAAGATTTCCTTAACCGGAAATCCTCTCTTCCAAGAAAGAGAAAACCTCAGAAGACAACAAATAATAAGATATCGAAAAATATTGATAAGGAGTTTTATTTAATGAAAAATAAGAAATTGAGAGGACTTATTATTTTAATTGTAGTCCTGGTTACAGCATATTTTATTGCTCCTCTTCTTGTTCCGAATTTGCCTGATTTCTGGACGAGTAAACGCTTGAAATTAGGTCTGGATTTACAGGGTGGATCGCAAATTGTCCTGGAAGTAGATTATTCTCAATTGAAATTATCCAACGAAGAAAAAGAAGATGCTGTTAAGACTGCGTTGGAAATTATCCGTAATCGTATCGACCAGTTCGGAGTTTCCGAACCTTCCATTCAGAGAGTGGGAGATAACAGGATAATTATCCAGCTTCCCGGTTTGAAAGATCCGGGGCGAGCAAAAGAACTGATCGGGAAAACAGCTCTTCTGGAATTTAAATTGATGGCAAATTCCGACCAGACAAAAGAGACATTTGAAAAATTGGATAAATATCTCCAGGAAAATATTGATAATTATGATTATTTGAAGAAAGTTGAAATAATAGAAACTGAACAGGTGGAAGATATTCTCGAAAGCGAAGACCTTGATATTATGGAAACCGAAGAAGGAACAGTTGCTGAAGATTCGGCAGCGACTGATATCGAAGAAGTTGAAGAAACCGAAGATGAAGAAGAATATCAGAATGTTTTCACTTCTTTGACTACTCACGAAGATATGCCGGGAGTAATTTCTCAAAAAAATATCGCTGTCTTTAAAAAACTATTAAAAGATGAAGAATTCCGCAAACATGTTCCAGCTGGTATCCAAGTTGCGATCGGGAAAGAAGATAAGAATGATATCTATGCTCCCCGACCGTTATATATACTTTTAGACAGAACCGAACTCAGCGGAAAATATCTCGAAAAAGCAACTGTCAAGATCGGTCAGGGTTACGATCCAAAAACTTCCGGAAAACCTTATATTTCTCTGAAATTCAACAAAGCAGGAGCGAAAAAATTTGAAACAGTTACAGGTCAGAATGTTAAAAAAAGATTGGCAATAGTTTTAGATGATGTTGTGCACAGCGCTCCTGTTATCGATGAAAAGATCAGAGGTGGGGAAGCTCAAATTACCGGAACTTTCACTCTCGAAGAGGCTCAGGACCTGGTCATCGTTCTTAATGCCGGTAATCTTCCTGCTCCGGTTAATATCATCGAAGAAAGAACAGTTGGTCCGACTCTTGGTTCGGACAGTATCAAAGCCGGAATTATGGCAGCCTTGATCGGAATGGCAATTGTTATTCTTTTCATGATGATCTATTACGGTTTGTCCGGAGTTTTT is a window from the Candidatus Cloacimonadota bacterium genome containing:
- a CDS encoding DUF3467 domain-containing protein, which gives rise to MNDKKKKLNIKLDEKIGEGIYSNFVMITSSPSEFILDFGRIAPGLKDARILSRIFTTPQHAKQFSNLLEKNIENFENQHGEIKLPGKPDDKEIGFKSLGQNS
- the secD gene encoding protein translocase subunit SecD, which translates into the protein MKNKKLRGLIILIVVLVTAYFIAPLLVPNLPDFWTSKRLKLGLDLQGGSQIVLEVDYSQLKLSNEEKEDAVKTALEIIRNRIDQFGVSEPSIQRVGDNRIIIQLPGLKDPGRAKELIGKTALLEFKLMANSDQTKETFEKLDKYLQENIDNYDYLKKVEIIETEQVEDILESEDLDIMETEEGTVAEDSAATDIEEVEETEDEEEYQNVFTSLTTHEDMPGVISQKNIAVFKKLLKDEEFRKHVPAGIQVAIGKEDKNDIYAPRPLYILLDRTELSGKYLEKATVKIGQGYDPKTSGKPYISLKFNKAGAKKFETVTGQNVKKRLAIVLDDVVHSAPVIDEKIRGGEAQITGTFTLEEAQDLVIVLNAGNLPAPVNIIEERTVGPTLGSDSIKAGIMAALIGMAIVILFMMIYYGLSGVFANIALAVNIAFIIAIMTMLEGTLTMPGIAGMILTIGMAVDANVLIFERIREELRSGKTVRSAIDAGFNRAIITILDANITTLITALVLYQFGTGPIKGFAVTLSIGIVGSMFAAIVLVKAIYDGFVTNVNRTKLSI
- a CDS encoding pantetheine-phosphate adenylyltransferase; its protein translation is MKIAIYPGTFDPITNGHIDVLKKAIKIFDEVILAVAHDNAKNTIFNLDERVELCRESTKNLPNVKVEKFDGLVVNFAKKLKASAMIRGLRAVSDFEYELSLALMNKELYQDVDTVFFVPHNKYLYLSSTMIRQVVRLGGDVKDLIPDCVEQALLKKNKK
- a CDS encoding aminopeptidase P family protein, which translates into the protein HDTGYFQQENNFLYLTGLEVPEAVLVIYKIKDKPVIDLFIERNIPEMVVWEGEKMLPDKAREKSGIKMVSFLDEFERKLGMYLLNKHKCFINRIHSGLNSPLNKQQLFIKSVRDRFPELSYEDFTEIIRPLRMIKDKWEIQQIQKAIDITAQGISEIFKKAKSGMMEYELEAILNYEITRSGMRHLGFKSIIAAGKNAATLHYVNNNSMIGKNDLILLDVGAACNNYSADISRTFPVSGKFTARQKAVYGEVLKINKKIIAMVKPGVGLKELNEKTIELIKVALKKLKLIKDEKDYRQYYMHSVSHHLGLDTHDVGKRDSILKTGNVITVEPGIYIPKEKIGVRIEDDILVTKTGHQILSKNIPKEIEDIERG